TAAACgcataataaaaaaaaatagcggCTTCTTAAACATCCCAGAATCAGAAACTTGTAAAAAATACAGAGGGATGGAATATTTACAAGGAGACAATTTAGTGGTAGATAAGCTCATATTTACTAACATTGGtgagaaaaaatttgttgaaGTTCATACTAGAACGATACCCTTTGAAAATGGATCTGCAATTATTGATCCCGTTTTTggaattgttaaaaattttaaaatttcaaaaataaataggGAATgggttttaaaaaagttacatAATATCATTAGCGGTGTTAAAATGTTTAAACAAGATGCTAGCAAAATGCAAGACATCATGTGTGATTATAGTGACaattcaaaaagaaaattcaTATTAAAACCGAAAAGTAGATTTGAAGAATACGATAGCATTGACGAAAATGATAAGCATCCAatccataaaaataatagggGACTAGCTGAATTGCCTAAATTAGAAATACGTTATAGGTCTAACAAGCCGAGCCAACCCAATTTtgaaacaataatattaaatgaagatgattttaaaattgataCAGACAtctatttgaaaaaattattgttcGACAATACGAATCCATTACAAGCTCTTAATGACAAGGCACCACAAGATATATCTGTATACCTTCAACATAGATTTGGTCGCTTTTATGGAAATTTGTATAGATACTGGATGGACTTGGATCAAAACAGaaataagaaatattttaatgaagttaaattaaaaacggATATAGAAGAAGTCTGGAGAAGGGGATCCCATTATGATTGGAGATTTTTCAATGGACTACAATTTGTTtctgaaaaacaaaaggtTTTAAACAGAATATTCAAAGTATGGTCGGAATTTGCATCAAATTCTAGAATTCAATGGTGGTTGGCTCATGGCAGCTTATTAAGTTGGAGATGGTCTGGCACGCAATTTGAATGGGATCACGATATTGATTTGCAATTACCCTTTAAACATTTTGAGTATATGGCtttaaattataacaatactattattgttgacAGACAGGGATCTCAAGATATAAAACTATACTATTTAGATATAAATCCATTGTTTATGGATGTGTATCATGGAGAAAAGGGACTAAATACAATAGATGGGAGATTGATAGATGTAGAAACTGGGCTATACATTGATTTAACAGCTATCTCATTTAAGGATTTAACAAAGGAAACAtttgttggaaaaaaaacaagtttaaataacaataaattcGCAATTAGCTATTTATCTTCAGTCAAATCCTACGTTTTGTCTTCATTACCGGGAAACACAGAGTTAaattcaaaagaaaaaagcgacaaaaaaactttgacACAATATCAAGTGCTTGGTGATAAAAACTACCATTTTTATGacaatttaaatttaatatctcCTTTAAGGCAGACAAAATATGAAGGTTCTATTGCGTTTGTACCATTTGAGGTAGATTTTATTCTAAAAGATGAATATCCTAATGGGCTAACTGATAAACACTACTTGGATTACATCTTTGATGTAGATCAACACCAATGGGTAAAAATTGAAACGGataatttcaaaagtaATGATGGAATTTCAATGGGTTCTGAGAGCAATAGTCATAACAATGGAATATCTCCAGATTCACCATCATATTCTCTTCCTATGCAACATTTTATAGAAGATGATAAACTTTGTAAAAGTGTTATTATGAAGGACTCAGAGTATTGCAAATGGGTATTTTACGCACACGGCAcagataaaaaaagttttgatTCCTTCAACGGAATTGGTAAAATTTCTAACAGATTCAAGTATTTTAATTCTCACCACATAAAAGAAGATTCGAGATTGCACAGTTTAATTGTCAAAGACGGGTACCCACAAACTTAACGcgtagtttttttttttttttaattatatgtAGAAATGTTATAGAAAAATGTATAAAACACGTaaatcagaaaaaaaaaaaaaaaaaaaattttttttaatttgtatttGATACACAGTGAAGActtgttttaattatttggtattatcataattatttatcatACCTGTAGTCTATTGTAAAATACCTTtgtttctctttttcttgtgAACAATTCTATAAATagaattcttttttcagaCTTAATtgcaatatatatacatacacacacacacatacacacatatatatatatatatatatttcctCGATATATACTCCAGcaataaagatatatagaattttttttctttttttttttttttttaaacaatattgttctattaaaaaaaccaaCTTATAGTACatatctttttaatatttagcACCACCTATGGATGCAATTACCCAACCAACACAACAATCCACTCAGGCTACGCAGAAATACATCATTGATAAATTTAGTCAAGAAAAGATAGCTGACGACATAGTATGCAGATTAATAAGCACCACTGGAGAATTGCCAATAAAAGATCTTCGAGCAGATCTTCAAGAGGTCCTTAAAAcgaaaaaatcaattaagAAAGAGTGGATTTGCGGTAGAAACGCAAATAGCTGTGATTTTTATCTAGGTGATCATAGAGCTACCTtatcaaataaacattttataatatGGTTAGGTGAGGATGGtaatttacttttaaaagatataaGTACAAATGGAACATGGATTAATGGAATCCGCATGCATAAGAATCAAAACTACACTTTATCTCAAGGTGATGAAATATCTGTTGGTGTGAATAAAGCGGAGGATACGTTAAGCtttattgtatttataCATGAAgcatataaaaaacaactAAAAAGGATGGAATTGGAACTTCtaagaaacaaaaataaaataaacaacaatattaataccaatactaataatattgctactactaccaccaccaccactaCTACTAGTACAACTCCCACCGctattactaataataatactaccaATGATAACAATACCAAAGACATATACCATAATTATACAAATAACAGCGATAATATTAAGGATATTAAAAAGCGAAATAATAGTAAACCAAATACAGTTTATAACAACCACCTAGCTATAGATGAACAACTTTGTGGAATCAATAAAGATTTTTCTATACAGGATGAAGTTGTAGGACAAGGTGCGTTTGCTACTGTTAAAAAAGCAATTGATAGGTCCACGGGGAAAACATATGCagttaaaattataaataagaaaaaaatggcaaCTACTGAACTCGAAGGTGCTGCTAGGGAATtagatattttacaaaGATTGGAGCATCCGAGAGTGGTTAGTTTAAAGGCATTCTATGAAGACtctaataattattacttGGTAATGGAATTTGTGTCTGGCGGTGATTTAATGGATTTTGTAGCTGCACATGGACCAATCAATGAAGATGCATCaagagaaataataaaacagatATTAGAAGCTATCGATTATATCCATTCAAAAGGTATCAGTCATAGAGATTTAAAACCAGATAATGTTTTGATTGAACAGGATAGTCCTGTCCTAGTAAAATTAACTGATTTCGGATTAGCTAAGGTGCAAGGAAATGGGACTTTTATGAAAACTTTTTGTGGTACTTTGGCTTATATTGCTCCCGAGGTTATAAGCGAACATCAAAAATcacaaaaaagaaggaagaATAAACTGAGATTAACAAACCTCCATAAATTAAATGCACAAAAACCAGGACACAATGGGGGCACACACGTTgctgatgatgaaaatgaaaatgaggATAAGGATGAGGATGAGGATGAGGATGAGGacgaaataaaatattcatcATTAGTTGATATGTGGTCTATGGGATGTTTAGCATACGTGATATTAACTGGCCACTTACCATTCAGTGGCGCCTCTCAAAAAGAATTGTTTCTTCAAATTAAGAAAGGGACATATCATGGCGGTCCACTAAAAGGATCCGGTGTTTCAGAAGAAGCAATTGATTTTATAAACAATTTACTACAAGTTGACCCAGAAAAGAGATATACAGCTAAAAAAGCATTAAACCACCCATGGATTAAAGCTGCTTATAAGTATTATCAAGAATCTATGTCCTCAGGGTCCTTAGGCAGCCTGGCTTCAATAATTTCTCTATCTCAATCGCAATATCACAATAATGCGATTAATGGTATCAATACTAATAGAAATGATGATATGGCTTCAAAAAATGATCAAGAAGAGATGATAAAGACAAGTTTTATAGATTatgacaataaaaaaaaaaaagaagcatcagaagaaaatatttttaaaaaggagGATGAAATATGCTTGGAAAATGAGGAagataaatttaaagtGCCCAATTTTTTACCTAAGAGATTTATGCAACCTCAAATATTAACGAGCAATGCTATAGAAcatgctaataataaaaatggtgaTGCTTTCAATCCGGAAAGGGATACTGGTACCAATAATGGTAAAAGGAAATACGATGATATGAAACAAGAAGAGGAAATATAcaataatgacaataataacagcaaCAGAGCcaatactactactactgctaatattaatagtatATGTGCTAACGCAACAGCAATTAATGGTAAAcgtattattataaattctTTAATAGGAGAGGGCAGATTTTTGACACTTTCCTCTACAGTAGAAAGTATATACAATGCGGATTTAGCTATCCCTCAGGGAATTAGCAAAGGTGTTTTTATTGGCCGTGATCCAGCAGCAtgtgatttttttattaaagaataTAGGCTATCTAAGGTGCATTGTATGATATTTAAAAGGAGACATGTTATTGAAAGACACTTATTAGAATCTAATATAACCAATGCTAGTACGAATACTACTACTGTTATTACTAATAGTCAAAATGTAACGGAAAAACTAGTTAGCGAATCACCAGCTCAGGGTTTAGAAGATATCTGGTTTTATTCATATGGCCAAAACCCATGCTATGTTAACGACACAATAATCAAAGCTggatttaaaacaaaaatttatcatGGCGATATTATAAAGCTATTTTCAGATAATAGTAACGGTAAGGGTAGTCCTCCCATGTTTATTGGTTTCCGTGTAGATATAAACGACGACACGGggttatttaataaaggaTTGAGGCATGACGTATATAACTATAACGATGTGATCGTGGAGGAACAAAACGATGTGGAACGTAAAGTTCCCAAGAAATTATTAACTGAGATTAAGAGGcgaaatattaataattgtaCTCATAATGCCAGTAATAAGcaaaagataaagaaagTTTCTGGTGTGTTAAGCCAATTAAAGATGAAAGAATGAAGAGAAGGGCGAGAAAGCAGTAATTTGGCGCTCTCGCAaatattcattattatagaATATACACGTTAactattgataataaatagtCTTATGGTTTATGGTCGTATAAAATGATTGTTTATTGTAGCATAGAACAACAATGATTTACATTAGGGCATACGCCCATCATATAGAATGCAAACTTGCTACATGACCATTTTGCAGGCGACATcgcaaaataaatattaataatatggaAAACATgattacaataataaataacacCTATACATTATTATACACACAGCATCAAGCTCATGACCCGATAAGATTATTATAGAGATTATAAACCACAACAATGAGTAGCAACCATATAAACCAGGTTATAAACTAATACCAATAtgaaacaataataaacaagataaaaagataaacaTTAATTACATAGCGACGGGAGTTAATAATCTCAAAACAAATGTTATGAAACAGTAACAAAATACGTCAATGTCAATAAAAGATTAAGTTTGGTCATTGAGAAAACCAGACatgtatataaaagattaatttttcaaccTTTTACGAGGCCTTAGTTTGTGAAGTAATTTATTATCCCTATATATCTATTAGTTTagcttatatatatatatatatatatatatatatatgtatgaCAAACACCCCAGACTAACTACAACATAAATCCTTGTGGTAATGAGTGAAAAACCTACTACAGAGGGTTCGGTAAAAATGAAGTAATAGTTCTTTCCCGGGTAACAATCTAGACAACGAATTATTCAAACAATTTAGATAAGAAattagtttttatttgtagtctttttataattacACCCACACatcaaatattaattgttacaacttttcttttgtttgcCACCTTACCCCcctaatttttatttttagggatatatataatttttttttttttttttttttttttttttaaaaggtcttagtatataaatacaacaatcatatatatcaaaaataactactttttattatttaagcTTTTTCCCTCTTTCTCGTTTCCCGTTCATTCAAGGTGAAaacagcaaaaaaaaaaaaaaaaaaatttagacCAAAAACGAATACAGACcaccaatttattttgttcttttgACTATTTTATGTACCATCAACaataaatagtaataatagataaaaataataataacaataaatttagATAATCAGTTATATTTGACATAAATATACATTACTTTCACTTTATAACTAGCTGATCAAAAAGGCCAgaaaattgataataaaaaaaaagaaaaaaaaaataacaaaagaacattaatatataaaagtcACCTGTTTCATCtaatatttgatatttaacataataacataaaaaaaaaaagataaaaacaaaGCTATGAAATTACAATCTCTGTTCTCATTGGCCGCTCTATTGGTTGCTGCTACATCAAATGTTGCTGAATGTAAAGTCCACAAAGCCAAAATGtacaaggaaaaaaatgaagaaactTTAAAGGCAATTGAGTTTCAAGACTATGTGGCTTCCATGGAATACAGTTATATTTCTAGGTTCCAACAAACTTTCCCTCATTTATTCAAGGATAAGGAGAATGCCGGTGGAGACAGAAATAAAGGGTATTTCTCTTCAAAGAAGGGTCATGATATTCCATTGACAAATTATATGAATGCCCAATATTATACTGATATCTCTATTGGTACTCCAGCCCAAAATTTTAAGGTGATCTTAGATACTGGTTCTTCTAACTTGTGGGTTCCTAGTGCGGAATGCGGTTCTTTGGCTTGCTTTTTGCATACCAGATACGACCATGATGAATCTACTAGTTACAGGGAAAATGGCACCGACTTTTCCATTAGATACGGTTCTGGTTCTTTGGAAGGCTATATATCCCAAGATCTTTTGATAATTGGCGATGATTTAGTTATCCCCAAGCAAGATTTTGCAGAAGCTACTAGTGAACCGGGCTTAGCCTTTGCCTTTGGTAAATTCGATGGTATTTTGGGGTTGGCCTATGATTCCATTTCTGTTAACCATGTTGTTCCTCCAGTGTATAATGCTCTTAACAACAATTTGTTAGATGAGCCaagattttctttttacttAGCCGATGCTGACAGTGAAAGTGCTAGTGGAGGTGAAGCCACCTTTGGTGGTATTGATCATACCAGATATACTGGAGATATTACTTGGTTACCTGTTCGTCGTAAGGCTTATTGGGAAGTTAGATTTGATGGTATTGGTTTGGGTGATGAGTATGCTGAATTGGAAGGCCATGGTGCCGCCATTGATACCGGTACATCTTTGATTGCTTTGCCAAGTGGACTAGCTGAAATTTTGAATGCTGAGATTGGTGCTAAGAAAGACTGGAGTGGCCAATATAAGATTGATTGTGATACTAGAGATAGCTTGCCTGATCTTACCTTTACTTTTGTTGGTAAGAATTTCACTTTGAGCGCTTATGACTATACGTTAGAAGTATCTGGTTCTTGTATCTCTGCCTTTACTCCATTGGACATGCCAGATCCAATTGGTCCTTTAGCCATTATCGGAGATTCATTTTTGAGAAAATACTATTCTATTTATGATTTGGGTAACGATGCTGTTGGTTTGGCTGAAGCTGTTAGAGCTtagtttaattttatatttttcagtttttttttttttttttttttcattcaaGGGGAGAAGTGTGataaatttatcaataacAGATTATTATATTCTCTATTGTCATttgttgaaattttttttttctcttttgtgatttatataaaatatatcagcttattattattattatcattattattgctattaaattttatatttataactatttaaggaaaaaaaaaaaataattattatttttatatatcgGAGATGCAGACAGCACAATTCCATtgtgttatatatattttttgatagacaacaacaatgataaGAATATTAATAGAAACAATAGTTAGTGCATTTTATCTACTACGTTTTGTAGGGGAATGATATTGTAATATGATCTcatatatttgtatattgATCTAACCTTGAAAAGTTAATAAATTGTCAagatttgtttgtttatatcTGTTTTAGGTTATAATTGGTATAAATTTCAAATCTAGAAGACTAAGTTTGAGATTTACCtctgataaaaaaagaaacaggcaatttttctattttgttttattttgtttacttattttttcctttaggGCTgagaaaaattttaaaccaTAAACATTACAAAGAAATCAATAATTGAACGtcaaagttttaaatattttgcaatctttatttattttattttttatgttatttACACTTCTTTCGaacccattttttttttttttaaacatatTTCCTAAACAATGGGCCCAATATATACATGTgaagataaaaagaaagatataagccatatatatatatatatatatgcatgAGTTAAAAATCAActtaactttttttgtatgttTATAAAATGTCTTAATATTTGTCATACGCATACATAACCCTAATTCTCATGGTATAGATCCtcttataaatatttgtaacttttaaaaatccaATCTAGTGTTAAACCTTATCTAGGAGCATATACTCTCAAGTATAAATTTGTATAAATTAAGCAGTTCATTCTTTTCCCTGAAGCAATTGAAGAGTAAACAAGacgtttttatttatttaccagtttgtttatttttttgtttgttttttctgttttataCTCCGGCCGTTACATCattaatcatttttttttttttttttttttttttttttcgctctatcaatatattttgaaatcattaaactcttttttcatttgaaCAGTGTTACAAGTTCTTATTACGAACAAATGAATTCCACGCAAGGTTTAGAATttactttaaaaaatctaGCTCAACCAGaagaattatttatatcatcgaaaaaaaataatcagaACAAGACTAATCAGACTAGGTGTTCCACTGCTGCCTCAAGGTTCCATACAATAACAAGCACTTTAAGAGGTGcatatatcaaaaaaaaaaacagttttAGCCAGCTTAATAACGCTGCTATTGGtagtaacaaaaaaaataatttattgcACAATAAATCTGTTGAAACCAATACCACGAAATTCTCAACACATCTTCATCACAATTATTCAATAGAATCAAACACAACGGTAAATAATCAGAAACaaaattctaaaaaaaaaaaaccacaaaatataatagtTTTAATAGTGCTATACCCAGAGATACTATAACtgtcaataataaaaccaatACTAACGGGAAAATGTCatatacaaataattttcaaaatctaAACCAAAGTACTGCAGTTTGTCGAAATAGTACTACAAAAATTTATGTTCAAcataatagtaaaaaagtaaataataatgataatacgTTAAATTTATCATCTAATGAAGTATCACCAGCA
This Saccharomycodes ludwigii strain NBRC 1722 chromosome II, whole genome shotgun sequence DNA region includes the following protein-coding sequences:
- a CDS encoding uncharacterized protein (similar to Saccharomyces cerevisiae YJR061W | MaNNosyltransferase regulator (paralog of YKL201C | MNN4)); this encodes MKNVFPITSINTKEAFNFKNKGQLYYKAIESFNSVNLNTEHNSGKIFSGIEYYFHYLDEILPSSISVTKKSYQNTNDNRYANILNVYADTQIILPLSNEQVNAQENPQNNIILDILNVKEWPKLPFGKKIEQTYWCTLYYILQNVHVGIKNPMVPFSWSDWYEFQNFGKYKREKCMSNKKIKNFYVNKRIIKKNSGFLNIPESETCKKYRGMEYLQGDNLVVDKLIFTNIGEKKFVEVHTRTIPFENGSAIIDPVFGIVKNFKISKINREWVLKKLHNIISGVKMFKQDASKMQDIMCDYSDNSKRKFILKPKSRFEEYDSIDENDKHPIHKNNRGLAELPKLEIRYRSNKPSQPNFETIILNEDDFKIDTDIYLKKLLFDNTNPLQALNDKAPQDISVYLQHRFGRFYGNLYRYWMDLDQNRNKKYFNEVKLKTDIEEVWRRGSHYDWRFFNGLQFVSEKQKVLNRIFKVWSEFASNSRIQWWLAHGSLLSWRWSGTQFEWDHDIDLQLPFKHFEYMALNYNNTIIVDRQGSQDIKLYYLDINPLFMDVYHGEKGLNTIDGRLIDVETGLYIDLTAISFKDLTKETFVGKKTSLNNNKFAISYLSSVKSYVLSSLPGNTELNSKEKSDKKTLTQYQVLGDKNYHFYDNLNLISPLRQTKYEGSIAFVPFEVDFILKDEYPNGLTDKHYLDYIFDVDQHQWVKIETDNFKSNDGISMGSESNSHNNGISPDSPSYSLPMQHFIEDDKLCKSVIMKDSEYCKWVFYAHGTDKKSFDSFNGIGKISNRFKYFNSHHIKEDSRLHSLIVKDGYPQT
- the RAD53 gene encoding serine/threonine/tyrosine protein kinase RAD53 (similar to Saccharomyces cerevisiae YPL153C | RAD53 | RADiation sensitive); protein product: MDAITQPTQQSTQATQKYIIDKFSQEKIADDIVCRLISTTGELPIKDLRADLQEVLKTKKSIKKEWICGRNANSCDFYLGDHRATLSNKHFIIWLGEDGNLLLKDISTNGTWINGIRMHKNQNYTLSQGDEISVGVNKAEDTLSFIVFIHEAYKKQLKRMELELLRNKNKINNNINTNTNNIATTTTTTTTTSTTPTAITNNNTTNDNNTKDIYHNYTNNSDNIKDIKKRNNSKPNTVYNNHLAIDEQLCGINKDFSIQDEVVGQGAFATVKKAIDRSTGKTYAVKIINKKKMATTELEGAARELDILQRLEHPRVVSLKAFYEDSNNYYLVMEFVSGGDLMDFVAAHGPINEDASREIIKQILEAIDYIHSKGISHRDLKPDNVLIEQDSPVLVKLTDFGLAKVQGNGTFMKTFCGTLAYIAPEVISEHQKSQKRRKNKLRLTNLHKLNAQKPGHNGGTHVADDENENEDKDEDEDEDEDEIKYSSLVDMWSMGCLAYVILTGHLPFSGASQKELFLQIKKGTYHGGPLKGSGVSEEAIDFINNLLQVDPEKRYTAKKALNHPWIKAAYKYYQESMSSGSLGSLASIISLSQSQYHNNAINEASEENIFKKEDEICLENEEDKFKVPNFLPKRFMQPQILTSNAIEHANNKNGDAFNPERDTGTNNGKRKYDDMKQEEEIYNNDNNNSNRANTTTTANINSICANATAINGKRIIINSLIGEGRFLTLSSTVESIYNADLAIPQGISKGVFIGRDPAACDFFIKEYRLSKVHCMIFKRRHVIERHLLESNITNASTNTTTVITNSQNVTEKLVSESPAQGLEDIWFYSYGQNPCYVNDTIIKAGFKTKIYHGDIIKLFSDNSNGKGSPPMFIGFRVDINDDTGLFNKGLRHDVYNYNDVIVEEQNDVERKVPKKLLTEIKRRNINNCTHNASNKQKIKKVSGVLSQLKMKE
- the PEP4 gene encoding proteinase A (similar to Saccharomyces cerevisiae YPL154C | PEP4 | carboxyPEPtidase Y-deficient) codes for the protein MKLQSLFSLAALLVAATSNVAECKVHKAKMYKEKNEETLKAIEFQDYVASMEYSYISRFQQTFPHLFKDKENAGGDRNKGYFSSKKGHDIPLTNYMNAQYYTDISIGTPAQNFKVILDTGSSNLWVPSAECGSLACFLHTRYDHDESTSYRENGTDFSIRYGSGSLEGYISQDLLIIGDDLVIPKQDFAEATSEPGLAFAFGKFDGILGLAYDSISVNHVVPPVYNALNNNLLDEPRFSFYLADADSESASGGEATFGGIDHTRYTGDITWLPVRRKAYWEVRFDGIGLGDEYAELEGHGAAIDTGTSLIALPSGLAEILNAEIGAKKDWSGQYKIDCDTRDSLPDLTFTFVGKNFTLSAYDYTLEVSGSCISAFTPLDMPDPIGPLAIIGDSFLRKYYSIYDLGNDAVGLAEAVRA